The following nucleotide sequence is from Desulfovermiculus halophilus DSM 18834.
ATCGGCCATGGAGAGAAGGTATCAAATCTCTCCCTCCGACGCCAGTTAATTTTTGCTTCTTGTTGGCAGATTTTTCAAAGGGCTAAACTGTTACTCTGATGCAGAGAAATACCGTTATTGCTCACAACACCTGAATCCATAGGAAGCAATCCGGCATGATAAAAGCTTATGTCTTCATATTTAAGACCTGATCCTGGATGAATTGAACGTATCTCATCAATCATGGATTGCAGCTCATGACGGCTTACAGTCATTTTTTCCGGAGGACCATCATGCCGCGTATACACCGTCCCAACCATGGTATACCCTCCCCAGGGAACAAAAAAGAAAAATCGCTTTTTCTTCCCCCCTCTGCCCCTTGAGTGATGCCCATTCACACTGTCCCCTTCCAAACCCATGGCCATTGAAGCACTGAGCCTTTTGCGGACAACGATATTTACTCCCCTGGCCCAGGATATGTGTTGCCTGGCCTGTGCTTTTGGAAGAAGTGAATGCTGGAGCCATGGCCCGGTGGCATCGATGATCACTGAGCTGAAAACAGGAAATGATTGGCCGCTCAACACATCTTGGGCCCAAAGCCCATTGATCCGATTGCGGGCAATACGAAGTTCCGTTGCCCGGCAATAGTTGGCTGCGCAGACCCCAAGACCAGCTGCCTCTTTAACTACAGCCAGGGTCATGCGTTCCGTGTCTACAGCCAATGCGTCGTACCACACTGCTCCTCCGCTTTTTCCGGAAACAGAAACCTCGGGCATTTCACGGCTGCACTTTTGGAGACTTATCAGTTTCCCCAGGGGCAGGCGCTTGTCGTGATCAAGCCCCACATTGCGGTCC
It contains:
- a CDS encoding FAD-dependent oxidoreductase, with protein sequence MKRDLNRLASQNFDLVVIGGGIQGAAVALEAAHCGLQTALVEKGDFGHATSANSLKILHGGFRYLQSLDLHRMRSSIWSRNFFMRLAPHLVQPLPCVIPTHGCGLRGKYPMGLGLLLNDMIAWDRNVGLDHDKRLPLGKLISLQKCSREMPEVSVSGKSGGAVWYDALAVDTERMTLAVVKEAAGLGVCAANYCRATELRIARNRINGLWAQDVLSGQSFPVFSSVIIDATGPWLQHSLLPKAQARQHISWARGVNIVVRKRLSASMAMGLEGDSVNGHHSRGRGGKKKRFFFFVPWGGYTMVGTVYTRHDGPPEKMTVSRHELQSMIDEIRSIHPGSGLKYEDISFYHAGLLPMDSGVVSNNGISLHQSNSLAL